The Haloprofundus salinisoli region TCGAGGAGTACCGCGAGGAGTTCGCCAACCCCTACACGGCGGCGGACCGCGGCTTCCTCGACGACGTCATCGAACCGACGGAGACGCGGGCACGACTCGTCGACGACCTGCACATGCTGAAGTCGAAGCGCGAACAGACGCCCGATAAGAAGCACGGGAACCTCCCGATATGAGCCTCGACGCCGACGCGAAAGGCGAGCAAGCCGGAGACGCCGAGGGCGAGACGACCCGCCAGCGCCTCGACGGATCGGCGGACCTCGTGATTCCCGCCGACGCGGACGACGCCGAGGCAGCCGCCATCGCCGCCGCCGTCGGCGCGCACCTCCGGGACCAACAGGCGGCCGCGGCGGCCGCCGCCGAGTCCGAGTCCGCCGAGACGTGGGACGGCGAGCGCTGGCGGTTCTCCGGGCGCGTCGACGCGTTGCAGGGCCGCGCCGTCCGCGTCCCCGAGGGCGCACCGACGGACGCGTGGACCGCCGCGGGTCGGACCGACCGGCTCTGACCGTCGACAGTCGTCACGCGTTCGTCGGCCGCAGTTCGTGACTGATTTCCGACAGCGGATCTCTCGAACGTCCGAATCGGTGTCGCCGACCAATCGTGAAGGGTCGTTGACCACTCTTCGCGACAGTTCACCGAGCGCTTTTGGTCGTCGCCTCCGAGTTTCACACAGTATGGCAGACACAGACGCTCCGACCGAAAAGCAGCCCTCTCGGAGCGACGGCGGTCAGCCGGCGACGTCGACCACCTCGGAGTCTTCGGAGCCGACTGCGCTGACCGTCGGTGATCTGGTCGGAACGACAGAACGGAACCGAACCGAACCCTCCACGGGGTGGCTGTTCCGTCACGCGCTGTACGTCGGCGGGATTCTGCTCGTCGGTTTCGTCGTCCTCCCCGAACTGCTGCTTTCGGTCGGCGCGGGATGGCCCGTCGGCCTCGCGTGGGCGTTCGCCGAGTCGCTTCGCTACGGCTC contains the following coding sequences:
- a CDS encoding acc operon protein; the encoded protein is MSLDADAKGEQAGDAEGETTRQRLDGSADLVIPADADDAEAAAIAAAVGAHLRDQQAAAAAAAESESAETWDGERWRFSGRVDALQGRAVRVPEGAPTDAWTAAGRTDRL